A DNA window from Argopecten irradians isolate NY chromosome 10, Ai_NY, whole genome shotgun sequence contains the following coding sequences:
- the LOC138332702 gene encoding uncharacterized protein: SPIEIFQVHLASPKGQFYVGFLGFINPQNLNFTGQCCDGPRTETGCLDSCDLIFEVSLKGIDSVPSRPSEHPIDNAKAVFFPTSLEGVTNPLTFTFRRWPGQVNITVDVYDIDDNNGSSLTLIDMFLFNFEHEGPSLDFIYMHEMGMRSHDPSELRMVFRYGCDPSYYGQNCAIDCLTYPDSQHCPDSPTTPVLTGVTDWLLQATTPMRATTEKRCGFTRKHLTSGNENSSRSPVDLCGNDTVVNSNNTGVTDGNTPQGQDTVTPTMSNGASLHATNSVVDVFGTQSMFFTTSDTITQPPQPPFTTMPGELSAITMKTTSNPEKSTTDVDFQETTTKVMSQTKLISTEITEISSTQQNTDTIGIDSSTVVYVVDNTGNGIHTTNTNPSSSKNQIKATELSTNSNIWAGTKTTEQNTNSNNEAGTQTTEQTTNNHIGGRTQTTEQSTNSNNEAGTQTTEQSTNSNNEAGTQTTEQSTNSNNEAGTQTTEQSTNSNNEAGTKTTELSTNSNNEAGTKNTEQSTNSHIGAGTQTTEQSTNSNNGAGIQIIEKSTNSNNEVGTQTIEQSTNSNNEAGTRTTEQNTYSNNEAGTKTTEQSTNSNNEAGTQTTEQSTNSNNGAGTQTTEQSTNSNNEAGTQTTEQSTNSNNGAGTKTTEQSTKTTEQSTNSNDGAGTKTTEQSTKTTEQSTNSNDGVDIRYVTPLLEPTKPSTTTAGLDPTVSQDPMEYWPAIVGGVLGALVLMAIIAFILYYRKQKAFRRQEIYNVNPKRWTLKSPLASDTTEKSDVTLETEQI; the protein is encoded by the exons TCACCGATTGAAATCTTTCAGGTACATCTAGCATCACCTAAAGGGCAGTTTTATGTCGGCTTTTTGGGATTCATCAATCCCCAGAACCTAAATTTCACCGGCCAATGTTGTGATGGCCCTCGGACAGAGACGGGATGTCTGGATTCCTGtgatttgatatttgaagtttcGCTGAAAGGCATAGACAG TGTCCCCAGCAGACCATCAGAACATCCCATAGATAACGCTAAAGCCGTTTTCTTTCCGACGTCATTGGAAGGAGTGACCAatcctttgacctttactttccGCAGATGGCCG gGACAGGTCAATATAACAGTTGACGTGTACGATATCGATGATAACAATGGTTCTTCATTGACACTTATCGACATGTTCCTGTTTAACTTCGAGCATGAGGGACCGTCTCTTGATTTTATCTACATGCATGAAATGGGAATGCGATCACATGATCCATCAGA ACTGCGGATGGTGTTCCGGTATGGCTGTGATCCGTCATATTACGGACAGAACTGCGCTATAGACTGTTTGACTTACCCGGATAGCCAACACTGTCCTGACAGCCCAACTACTCCTGTGCTTACCGGAGTCACAGACTGGCTGTTACAAGCCACAACACCTATGAGAGCAACGACGGAAAAGCGCTGCGGATTTACTCGGAAACATCTAACTTCTGGAAACGAAAATAGCAGCAGAAGTCCAGTCGATCTGTGTGGAAATGATACTGTGGTAAATAGTAATAATACAGGTGTGACAGATGGAAATACACCACAAGGTCAAGATACTGTCACTCCAACTATGTCAAACGGGGCTTCACTCCATGCCACCAATTCAGTCGTGGATGTATTCGGTACTCAGAGTATGTTCTTTACAACCAGTGATACCATCACACAACCACCCCAACCACCATTCACTACAATGCCGGGGGAGTTATCGGCAATCACAATGAAAACAACATCGAACCCAGAAAAGTCAACAACAGACGTAGATTTTCAAGAAACAACCACCAAAGTAATGTCACAAACAAAACTCATTTCTACTGAAATTACAGAAATTAGTTCTACACAACAGAATACTGATACAATAGGAATAGACTCCAGCACAGTTGTCTATGTTGTTGATAATACAGGGAATGGTATACATACTACCAACACAAACCCAAGTTCTAGCAAGAACCAAATTAAGGCTACAGAACTAAGTACAAACAGTAACATTTGGGCTGGAACGAAGACCACAGAACAAAATACGAACAGCAACAATGAGGCTGGAACACAGACCACAGAGCAAACTACGAACAATCACATTGGGGGTAGAACACAGACCACAGAACAAAGTACGAACAGTAACAATGAGGCTGGAACACAGACCACAGAACAAAGTACGAACAGTAACAATGAGGCTGGAACACAGACCACAGAACAAAGTACGAACAGTAACAATGAGGCTGGAACACAGACCACAGAACAAAGTACGAACAGTAACAATGAGGCTGGAACAAAGACCACAGAATTAAGTACGAACAGCAACAATGAGGCTGGAACAAAAAACACAGAACAAAGTACGAACAGTCACATTGGGGCTGGAACACAGACCACAGAACAAAGTACGAACAGTAACAATGGGGCTGGAATACAGATCATAGAAAAAAGTACGAACAGTAACAATGAAGTTGGAACACAGACCATAGAACAAAGTACGAACAGTAACAATGAGGCTGGAACACGGACCACAGAGCAAAATACGTACAGTAACAATGAGGCTGGAACAAAGACCACAGAACAAAGTACGAACAGTAACAATGAGGCTGGAACACAGACCACAGAACAGAGTACGAACAGTAACAATGGGGCTGGAACACAGACCACAGAACAGAGTACGAACAGTAACAATGAGGCTGGAACACAGACCACAGAACAAAGTACGAACAGTAACAATGGGGCTGGAACAAAAACCACAGAACAAAGTACGAAAACCACAGAACAGAGTACGAACAGTAACGATGGGGCTGGAACAAAAACCACAGAACAAAGTACGAAAACCACAGAACAGAGTACGAACAGTAACGATGGGGTTGATATTAGATATGTAACACCTTTATTGGAGCCTACAAAACCCTCAACAACTACAGCAGGACTGGACCCTACCGTATCTCAAGATCCAATGGAGTATTGGCCTGCAATAGTAGGTGGGGTGCTGGGAGCTTTGGTCCTGATGGCGATCATAGCCTTCATACTCTACTATAGAAAGCAAAA GGCCTTTCGAAGACAAGAAATTTATAACGTTAATCCAAAACGCTGGACTTTAAAATCCCCGCTAGCAAGCGACACCACAGAAAAGTCGGACGTAACCTTAGAAACGGAACAGATATAG